A genomic window from Flavobacterium phycosphaerae includes:
- a CDS encoding complex I subunit 4 family protein, whose amino-acid sequence MDVTTILLLLLVGSIATFLAGDKLASKVALLFSLGALGLSLYLLNLLNQGTNISFMAGWIDNPKVALAFKADGLAMAMVLLTTALTPLIVFSSFGNQFNNSKNFYALVLFMAFAMTGTFLAADGLLYYIFWELALIPIYFIALIWGNGDAEERKKAVLKFFIYTLGGSLFMLIAFAYLYSKAGSFLLEDLYKLDLTATEQCWIFFAFFLAYAIKIPIIPFHTWQAKVYQKAPTVGTMLLSGIMLKMGLYSVIRWQLPIAPEAAKTYMPILIGLSIAGVIYGSIVALRQKDLKKLLAYSSLAHVGLIAAGCYTLTLDGLSGAVSQMIAHGFVIVGLFFAAEIIYRRYETNKIAEMGGIRTQTPKFTSMFMIMVLASVALPGTFNFVGEFTVLYSLSQANIWFAVLGGTTIILGAYYMLKMFQNVMLGETNTKAFADVTTNEAITFIVIIAFLLFFGLYPKPIVDLVTPSLKEILTTINN is encoded by the coding sequence ATGGATGTAACTACTATATTATTATTACTGCTGGTTGGTTCAATAGCAACCTTTTTGGCCGGAGATAAATTAGCTTCCAAAGTCGCACTGCTTTTCAGTTTGGGCGCTTTAGGTTTGTCATTGTATTTGTTAAACTTATTGAATCAAGGAACGAACATCAGCTTCATGGCCGGTTGGATTGACAACCCGAAAGTAGCCTTAGCCTTCAAAGCGGATGGATTGGCGATGGCCATGGTTTTATTAACCACAGCCTTGACGCCTTTGATTGTATTTTCTTCTTTTGGAAATCAATTCAACAACAGCAAAAACTTTTATGCCTTAGTATTGTTCATGGCCTTTGCTATGACCGGAACGTTCTTAGCCGCTGACGGTTTATTGTACTATATCTTCTGGGAATTGGCGTTGATTCCGATTTACTTCATCGCTTTGATTTGGGGTAACGGTGATGCCGAAGAACGCAAAAAAGCAGTATTGAAATTCTTCATCTATACGCTTGGAGGTTCGTTATTCATGCTAATCGCTTTTGCTTATTTATACTCTAAAGCCGGAAGCTTCCTTTTAGAAGATTTATATAAATTAGATTTAACCGCTACAGAACAATGCTGGATATTCTTTGCCTTCTTCTTAGCCTATGCGATTAAAATTCCAATCATACCTTTCCACACTTGGCAGGCCAAAGTATACCAAAAAGCCCCAACGGTTGGAACCATGTTACTATCAGGTATCATGCTGAAAATGGGATTGTACAGCGTTATTCGTTGGCAATTGCCTATCGCCCCTGAAGCAGCCAAAACTTACATGCCCATCCTAATCGGGTTGAGTATTGCGGGCGTGATTTATGGTTCGATAGTAGCTTTACGTCAAAAAGATTTGAAAAAACTATTGGCTTATTCTTCCTTAGCACACGTTGGTTTAATAGCTGCCGGTTGTTATACCTTAACGCTTGACGGATTGAGTGGTGCGGTATCACAAATGATTGCACACGGTTTCGTTATTGTTGGGTTGTTCTTTGCCGCTGAAATCATTTACAGAAGATATGAAACCAATAAGATAGCTGAGATGGGCGGAATCAGAACCCAAACGCCTAAATTCACTTCGATGTTTATGATTATGGTTTTAGCCTCTGTGGCTTTACCGGGTACCTTCAACTTTGTGGGAGAGTTTACCGTATTGTACAGTTTAAGTCAAGCCAATATCTGGTTTGCTGTTTTGGGTGGAACCACCATTATTTTAGGAGCTTACTATATGTTGAAAATGTTCCAAAATGTAATGTTGGGCGAAACCAATACCAAAGCATTTGCTGATGTAACCACCAATGAAGCGATCACATTCATCGTTATCATTGCTTTTTTATTATTCTTTGGCTTGTATCCAAAACCTATCGTGGATTTGGTGACCCCAAGTTTAAAAGAGATTTTAACCACTATTAATAACTAA
- a CDS encoding NADH-quinone oxidoreductase subunit N, producing the protein MNTLIAISGLGVFCLIAEIFNLRKLLVPVAILGLLAILGLTVSEFNTPQAYYNNMIVVDKFSVAFSSLFIVLTIFLVALSGDFYKEHQTKISDFIAIKIFLLAGAVAMVSFGNLSMFFLGIEVLSISLYVLAASRRLDVKSNEAGMKYFLLGSFASGILLFGICLIYGATGYFDIAEIKDLSAGAGLPIWFPIGITLMVIGMLFKIAAAPFHFWAPDVYEGSPSMTTATMSTLAKVVAMAALYKLLSGMTSSLSTTFEMVIVVVSILSMTIGNIMALRQKNVKRMLAFSGISHAGFMLMAVLSLATSASTLLYYTAAYALSGIASFAVIIYVTRNKDNEDIANFNGLGKTHPLLAAVLTASLLSMAGIPIFAGFFAKFMLFSLTIKSGFLVVVIAGVLNSIISIGYYFKLILAMYTKDAAEEKQAVPFVYYAVAVLAILLNILMGIYPSFVTNLLS; encoded by the coding sequence ATGAATACATTAATTGCCATATCAGGTTTAGGTGTTTTTTGCCTTATCGCTGAAATCTTTAATTTAAGAAAGCTGTTAGTTCCGGTTGCGATCCTTGGTTTACTAGCTATATTAGGACTTACCGTTTCCGAATTCAACACGCCACAGGCTTACTACAACAATATGATTGTAGTCGATAAATTCTCGGTAGCCTTCTCGAGTTTGTTTATAGTGCTGACTATTTTCTTGGTGGCCCTGAGCGGCGACTTTTACAAAGAACATCAAACCAAAATATCCGACTTCATCGCCATAAAGATTTTCCTTTTGGCCGGAGCCGTAGCTATGGTGTCTTTCGGCAACTTATCGATGTTCTTCTTAGGCATTGAAGTCTTATCGATCTCATTATATGTCTTGGCCGCCAGCCGACGCTTGGACGTAAAAAGCAACGAGGCCGGAATGAAATATTTCCTTTTGGGTTCTTTTGCTTCAGGTATTCTGTTGTTTGGAATTTGCTTAATCTATGGCGCCACTGGGTATTTTGACATAGCCGAAATCAAAGACTTGTCTGCCGGTGCCGGATTGCCAATCTGGTTCCCAATTGGAATCACCTTAATGGTAATCGGAATGTTATTCAAAATTGCCGCAGCTCCTTTCCATTTCTGGGCTCCTGATGTATACGAAGGGTCTCCGTCTATGACTACAGCCACGATGAGTACCTTAGCCAAAGTAGTAGCTATGGCCGCGTTGTACAAATTGTTAAGCGGTATGACTTCCTCATTATCCACCACCTTTGAAATGGTAATCGTGGTCGTTTCTATCCTATCGATGACAATCGGAAATATCATGGCCTTGCGTCAAAAGAATGTAAAACGTATGTTGGCCTTCTCCGGAATTTCACATGCCGGTTTTATGTTGATGGCCGTTTTAAGTTTGGCTACCTCAGCCAGCACGCTTTTATATTATACTGCTGCTTATGCCTTATCCGGTATTGCTTCTTTTGCCGTAATCATTTATGTAACGCGTAACAAAGACAACGAAGACATTGCCAACTTCAACGGTTTAGGCAAAACCCATCCGTTATTGGCTGCAGTGTTAACAGCTTCGCTTTTATCTATGGCGGGAATCCCAATCTTTGCCGGGTTCTTTGCTAAGTTTATGTTGTTCAGTCTAACGATCAAATCCGGATTCTTAGTAGTCGTAATTGCCGGTGTGCTTAACTCTATCATCAGCATTGGCTACTATTTCAAATTGATTTTGGCCATGTACACCAAAGACGCTGCCGAAGAAAAGCAAGCCGTGCCTTTTGTGTATTATGCCGTAGCGGTATTAGCTATTTTGCTGAACATCCTGATGGGAATCTATCCGTCGTTTGTGACCAATTTATTGAGCTAA
- a CDS encoding helix-turn-helix domain-containing protein encodes MKAKKERIRDSLGLTQEELSLLLEVGHSRLALHELGARQIPFTATQRLADMLQVAKTAVTSVFLKSRAAEQVVKHKTYFEKLLKDNQYHQVRIARLLASLAQKYQSKLIALHLVNQLGIDWKEKAPHHLTYLGALKNGLIRLLDKKGHSQIVHYQIKLQLLKEEEKLLQAEIDSPSTGLECLETRNPLTPENETLYCSPTTIPIKIIQHSAKSM; translated from the coding sequence ATGAAAGCAAAAAAAGAACGTATCAGAGATTCATTAGGCCTCACACAGGAAGAGCTGTCTTTATTGTTGGAGGTAGGCCACAGTCGGTTAGCATTGCATGAGTTGGGAGCTCGCCAGATTCCTTTTACAGCCACCCAACGACTGGCGGATATGCTTCAGGTGGCCAAAACGGCGGTTACTTCGGTATTTTTAAAGTCGCGTGCTGCCGAACAAGTCGTTAAGCATAAAACTTATTTTGAAAAATTGCTCAAAGACAATCAGTACCATCAAGTGCGAATCGCTCGCCTTCTGGCTTCTTTAGCGCAAAAATACCAGTCCAAACTCATAGCGCTGCACTTAGTGAACCAACTGGGGATTGACTGGAAAGAGAAGGCCCCGCATCATCTGACGTATCTGGGCGCTTTGAAAAACGGTTTAATCAGACTACTAGACAAAAAAGGGCATTCCCAAATCGTGCACTACCAAATCAAATTACAGTTATTAAAAGAGGAGGAAAAGTTATTGCAGGCAGAAATTGATTCTCCTTCAACAGGCTTAGAATGTCTGGAAACCCGTAACCCTCTTACACCCGAAAACGAAACCTTATATTGCTCTCCCACCACTATACCCATTAAAATTATACAACATTCCGCCAAAAGTATGTAA
- a CDS encoding NADH-quinone oxidoreductase subunit J family protein — translation MSPILITFYFLAAITLATAFLTIYSKNPIHSAIYLVLCFFSIAGHYLLFNAQFLAIVHIIVYSGAIMVLFLFTIMLMNLNKEDEVHKPRITRLGAIVVFIIMSIVLVTIFINSKTIMGDYDTSGEDFQSIRKLGNVLLNEYMVPFEFASILLLVAMIGVVLLSKKEKTEKK, via the coding sequence ATGTCGCCAATATTAATTACCTTCTACTTTTTAGCAGCCATTACTTTGGCCACGGCGTTTTTAACCATTTACAGTAAAAACCCTATTCACAGCGCCATTTATTTAGTGCTTTGCTTTTTCTCGATTGCCGGTCACTACTTGCTTTTCAACGCCCAGTTCTTGGCAATTGTTCATATCATAGTGTATTCCGGAGCGATTATGGTACTCTTCCTGTTTACGATCATGTTAATGAACTTGAATAAAGAAGACGAAGTGCATAAACCTAGAATTACCCGATTGGGTGCCATCGTAGTGTTTATTATCATGAGTATTGTTTTGGTAACCATTTTCATCAACTCGAAAACCATCATGGGGGATTACGATACTTCGGGCGAAGATTTCCAATCGATTCGTAAATTGGGGAATGTATTGCTGAACGAATATATGGTGCCTTTCGAATTTGCTTCTATACTATTGTTAGTGGCTATGATTGGTGTGGTTTTATTGTCTAAAAAAGAAAAAACAGAGAAAAAATAA
- a CDS encoding M1 family aminopeptidase: protein MKKSYVLWLCLSISAVFAQKNSVSRHAIAEAEMKSAAKTMNLQVNANTQNYDITYHKLEFSINPGAASKFISGKVTTTYTALANMTTITFDLANELTTSAVKMGTTDLAFVENTNNELVITLPATQAAGTSATIEVTYSGTPPNNGMGSFEKATHNGTGIIWTLSEPFGARDWWPCKQDLSDKIDSIDVYITAPSQYVSVSNGIETTAPVISGGNKTTHFHHGYPIPAYLIAIACTNYSVYNQIGGATSQYPIINYIYPENLATIQPLLDETPAILELYENLFEIYPFHNEKYGHAQFGWGGGMEHTTVSFMVNFSRELIAHEMGHQWFGDKITCGSWKDIWLNEGFATYLAAMVIENFDGLDSFVLEKQSMIDNITSTTGGAVYLTDTQATNVGRIFSGQFSYDKGAMVLEMLRFKLGDAAFFQGVKNYLADPNLAYKYAVTTDLKGHLEAVYGQSLTEFFNDWIYNQGYPTYTITAQNWGAGQVKLVVNQTQSHPSVTYFEMPVPIRVYGPNGEQQDLVVNNTVNGESFIVSVPFVVTGVAFDPERHLISKNSNITLGNQAFEMDKAVTVYPNPSVEVLHIQMPTTLALEKAVIYNSLGQKVLESTTLDIAVSSLSSGVHYIDIQTAEGIYHKKFIKK from the coding sequence ATGAAAAAAAGCTACGTTTTATGGCTCTGCCTTTCGATAAGTGCTGTTTTTGCCCAAAAAAATAGTGTGTCCCGACATGCCATAGCAGAGGCTGAAATGAAATCGGCGGCCAAAACAATGAATCTGCAGGTTAATGCCAATACCCAAAATTACGATATTACCTATCATAAATTAGAGTTTTCGATAAATCCGGGAGCTGCCTCAAAATTTATTTCCGGGAAAGTAACGACTACTTACACCGCTTTGGCCAACATGACGACCATTACTTTTGATTTGGCGAATGAGCTGACAACAAGTGCGGTTAAAATGGGGACTACCGATTTGGCTTTTGTGGAAAACACAAATAATGAGCTAGTCATCACCTTACCGGCTACACAAGCGGCAGGCACTTCGGCCACGATTGAGGTTACTTATTCGGGCACGCCGCCCAATAACGGTATGGGTTCTTTTGAGAAAGCCACTCATAACGGTACCGGAATTATCTGGACCCTTTCGGAGCCTTTTGGTGCTCGCGACTGGTGGCCTTGTAAACAAGACTTGAGTGATAAAATAGACAGTATTGATGTGTACATCACAGCACCCTCACAATATGTTTCGGTTTCTAATGGTATAGAAACCACCGCCCCGGTCATTTCGGGAGGCAATAAAACCACTCATTTTCATCATGGCTATCCTATTCCGGCGTATTTGATTGCTATTGCCTGTACCAATTACAGCGTTTACAATCAAATCGGAGGAGCAACGTCTCAATATCCGATTATCAACTATATCTATCCCGAAAATTTAGCCACCATACAACCCCTGTTGGATGAAACACCGGCTATTTTGGAATTGTATGAAAATTTGTTTGAGATTTATCCGTTTCACAACGAAAAATACGGACATGCTCAGTTTGGCTGGGGCGGCGGTATGGAGCATACTACGGTATCGTTTATGGTTAATTTCAGCCGAGAATTGATTGCTCATGAAATGGGACATCAGTGGTTTGGAGACAAAATCACTTGCGGTTCTTGGAAAGATATTTGGTTAAACGAAGGATTTGCTACCTATTTGGCGGCTATGGTTATCGAGAATTTTGATGGCTTGGATTCTTTTGTCCTGGAGAAACAATCTATGATTGACAATATTACGTCGACTACCGGGGGCGCTGTTTATTTAACCGATACGCAGGCTACGAATGTTGGTCGAATTTTTAGTGGTCAGTTTAGCTATGATAAAGGAGCTATGGTGTTGGAAATGCTGCGTTTTAAACTAGGCGATGCTGCATTTTTTCAGGGGGTTAAGAATTATTTAGCCGATCCGAATTTGGCTTATAAGTATGCGGTGACTACTGATTTAAAAGGGCATTTGGAAGCGGTTTACGGCCAAAGTTTGACCGAGTTTTTTAACGATTGGATTTACAATCAGGGCTATCCTACTTATACTATCACCGCTCAGAACTGGGGTGCCGGGCAGGTAAAATTGGTGGTGAATCAAACCCAGTCGCATCCGTCGGTGACTTATTTTGAAATGCCGGTTCCGATAAGAGTTTATGGTCCCAACGGAGAGCAGCAAGATTTGGTAGTAAACAATACCGTTAATGGCGAATCGTTTATCGTGAGCGTTCCTTTTGTAGTGACCGGTGTTGCTTTTGATCCTGAAAGACATCTTATTTCTAAAAATTCTAACATCACTTTAGGTAATCAGGCTTTTGAAATGGACAAGGCGGTAACGGTTTATCCTAATCCGAGTGTGGAGGTTTTACACATTCAAATGCCGACTACTTTGGCTTTGGAAAAAGCGGTAATTTACAACAGTCTTGGGCAAAAAGTGCTTGAAAGTACTACTTTGGATATCGCGGTAAGCAGCCTGTCATCAGGGGTTCATTACATTGACATTCAAACGGCCGAGGGCATCTATCATAAAAAATTCATAAAAAAGTAA
- a CDS encoding Y-family DNA polymerase, protein MYALVDCNNFYASCERVFQPKLVGQPIVILSNNDGCIISRSDEAKALGIPMGAPEFKVREELKAKNIKVFSSNYPLYGDLSSRVMKILEGFTPHVEPYSIDEAFMHFDGVNVTDFHDYGLQMKSRILKWLSIPVSVGFADTKALAKVANKIARKFPEKTKGSYVIDTEEKRVKALKWTKIEDVWGIGFRLTKKMKAKNINTAYEFTLPQHEAFIKTTMGVTGMRLKYELEGKSVLTLDNPLEDKKSIAITRSFAGNITTLDEMKERVSTFATVCAEKLRKQKSCCHGVILYLRKDKYKTERARYNFYRMETLPFASNSSITISNLAVKMLKAIFEEGEIYKKAGVIVTDILPENQKQFHLFEEENPKHLKLMQVIDAYYKKTGERKIRLGCQDLQRTWKMKQEHLSKKYTTDFKEILEIPCR, encoded by the coding sequence ATGTACGCCCTAGTTGATTGCAATAACTTTTACGCTTCCTGCGAACGGGTCTTCCAGCCTAAACTGGTAGGCCAGCCCATTGTTATTTTATCCAATAACGACGGTTGTATTATCTCGCGCAGTGATGAAGCCAAGGCCTTGGGCATTCCTATGGGGGCACCCGAATTCAAAGTGCGCGAGGAACTCAAAGCCAAAAACATCAAAGTCTTCTCTTCCAACTATCCTCTGTATGGCGATTTGAGCAGCCGCGTGATGAAAATACTGGAAGGCTTCACGCCTCATGTTGAACCCTACAGCATCGACGAAGCGTTTATGCATTTTGACGGAGTAAACGTAACCGACTTCCACGACTACGGCCTGCAAATGAAAAGTCGCATCCTCAAATGGCTCAGCATTCCGGTTTCCGTAGGATTTGCCGACACCAAAGCCCTGGCCAAAGTCGCCAATAAAATCGCCCGTAAGTTTCCCGAAAAAACAAAAGGTTCCTACGTCATCGATACCGAAGAAAAACGCGTAAAAGCCTTAAAATGGACGAAAATCGAAGACGTTTGGGGCATTGGTTTTCGCCTCACTAAAAAAATGAAAGCCAAGAACATCAACACCGCTTATGAGTTTACCCTGCCGCAACACGAAGCCTTCATCAAAACCACGATGGGCGTTACCGGCATGCGACTGAAATACGAGCTCGAAGGGAAGTCGGTCTTAACGCTCGACAACCCGTTGGAAGACAAAAAGAGCATCGCCATTACCCGCAGTTTTGCCGGCAACATCACCACGCTTGACGAAATGAAAGAACGCGTTTCTACCTTCGCAACGGTGTGTGCCGAAAAGCTCCGCAAACAAAAATCCTGCTGCCACGGGGTTATCCTGTACCTGCGCAAAGACAAGTATAAAACCGAAAGAGCGCGGTACAATTTTTACCGAATGGAAACACTGCCGTTTGCCAGCAACTCCTCAATTACCATTAGCAACCTGGCGGTAAAAATGCTCAAGGCCATTTTTGAAGAAGGCGAAATCTATAAAAAAGCCGGAGTTATCGTAACCGATATTCTGCCCGAAAACCAAAAGCAGTTCCACCTCTTTGAGGAAGAAAACCCTAAACACCTCAAGCTGATGCAAGTCATAGATGCCTATTATAAAAAAACCGGAGAACGCAAAATACGCCTGGGCTGCCAAGACCTGCAACGCACCTGGAAAATGAAACAAGAGCATTTGTCCAAAAAATACACTACTGATTTTAAAGAAATACTGGAGATTCCATGTCGTTAA
- the nuoL gene encoding NADH-quinone oxidoreductase subunit L gives METKLALVLLLSPFVGFLFNVFFGKKVSRTVSGAIGTLTVVVSFLLSICFFAQLNQNGKPFEIALFDWIQVSNFKLSFGILLDQLSLLWLLFVTGIGSLIHLYSISYMHDDENMHKFFAYLNLFVFFMITLVIGSNLLVMFIGWEGVGLCSYLLIGFWYKNQDYNDAAKKAFIMNRVGDLGFLIGMFILGSVFSTLDYTGMHNGITVGTANTGLLGIAALCLFIGACGKSAQMPLYTWLPDAMAGPTPVSALIHAATMVTAGIFMVTRMNFLFDLTPEVQDIIAVVGAVTALVAASIGLLQNDIKKVLAYSTVSQLGLMFLALGLGAYNVAVFHVITHAFFKACLFLGSGSVIHGLHGEQDMRKMGGLRKAMPITFWTMMISTLAIAGIFPFAGFWSKDEILMVAFEHNKVLWVIASIASIMTAFYMFRLMYLTFFKEFRGTEEQKHHLHESPSLITIPLIILAILAVIGGAINLPGSTWLNHFLAPILAGKHEEHALGTHEFMLMGIALAGAIVGILWANAKYIKQGFVPKEDSEIVGFNKTIYNKYYVDEFYTFLIVKPINGLANFFRTTLEPALGKVVYSLGTAANGLGTQGKKLQNGNIGLYLFAFVIGVCAIITYLFITHIAQ, from the coding sequence ATGGAAACAAAATTAGCTTTAGTATTACTCTTATCTCCGTTTGTTGGATTTCTTTTCAATGTTTTCTTCGGAAAAAAAGTAAGCCGAACGGTTTCCGGTGCTATCGGAACACTGACTGTAGTAGTCTCATTTTTATTGAGCATCTGCTTCTTCGCCCAATTAAACCAAAACGGAAAACCTTTTGAAATCGCTTTATTCGATTGGATTCAGGTTAGCAATTTCAAATTAAGCTTCGGCATTTTATTAGACCAATTGTCTTTGCTTTGGTTGTTATTTGTTACCGGAATTGGTTCATTAATTCACTTATACTCCATCAGCTACATGCACGATGACGAGAACATGCACAAGTTCTTTGCCTACTTAAACCTGTTCGTATTCTTCATGATTACCTTAGTAATAGGAAGCAACTTATTGGTGATGTTCATCGGTTGGGAAGGCGTTGGATTGTGCTCGTACTTATTAATCGGATTTTGGTATAAAAACCAAGATTATAATGATGCCGCCAAAAAAGCGTTTATCATGAACCGTGTGGGTGATTTAGGATTCCTAATCGGGATGTTTATCTTGGGCAGTGTATTCTCTACTTTAGATTATACCGGAATGCACAACGGAATCACCGTTGGAACAGCCAACACCGGTTTATTAGGAATCGCAGCATTATGTTTATTCATCGGAGCTTGTGGTAAATCAGCTCAAATGCCTTTATACACTTGGTTACCTGATGCGATGGCCGGACCAACACCGGTTTCGGCGTTAATCCACGCGGCGACGATGGTAACAGCCGGTATCTTTATGGTGACCCGTATGAATTTCTTATTCGATTTAACACCGGAAGTACAAGATATAATAGCCGTAGTAGGAGCAGTTACCGCTTTAGTAGCAGCCTCAATTGGTTTATTACAAAACGATATTAAAAAGGTCTTGGCCTACTCTACCGTATCCCAATTGGGCTTAATGTTCTTGGCCTTAGGTTTGGGTGCTTATAACGTTGCCGTATTCCACGTAATTACACATGCCTTCTTCAAAGCGTGTTTGTTCTTGGGTTCGGGTTCAGTAATTCACGGTTTGCATGGCGAACAGGATATGCGAAAAATGGGCGGTTTGCGCAAAGCGATGCCTATCACTTTCTGGACGATGATGATTTCAACTCTTGCTATAGCGGGTATCTTCCCGTTTGCCGGGTTCTGGTCAAAAGACGAAATCTTAATGGTAGCTTTTGAACACAACAAAGTATTGTGGGTTATAGCTTCGATTGCTTCTATCATGACGGCTTTCTATATGTTCCGTTTGATGTACCTAACGTTCTTTAAAGAATTCAGAGGGACCGAAGAGCAAAAACACCACTTGCACGAAAGTCCGAGTTTAATCACTATTCCATTAATAATCTTGGCTATTCTAGCGGTTATCGGTGGGGCGATTAACTTACCGGGCAGCACTTGGTTAAACCATTTCTTAGCCCCTATTTTAGCAGGCAAACACGAAGAACACGCTTTAGGCACTCATGAATTCATGTTAATGGGAATTGCTTTAGCCGGAGCTATCGTAGGGATTCTTTGGGCGAATGCCAAGTACATCAAACAAGGTTTTGTCCCTAAAGAAGATTCGGAAATCGTTGGCTTCAACAAAACCATTTACAACAAATATTATGTGGATGAATTTTATACGTTCTTGATTGTTAAACCTATCAACGGTTTGGCCAATTTCTTCCGTACCACTTTAGAGCCGGCTTTGGGCAAAGTGGTTTACAGTTTAGGAACAGCCGCCAACGGTTTAGGAACACAAGGAAAGAAATTACAAAACGGAAATATCGGTTTATACCTTTTCGCGTTTGTGATTGGTGTTTGTGCCATCATAACCTATTTATTTATAACGCATATCGCTCAATAA
- a CDS encoding NuoI/complex I 23 kDa subunit family protein: MSTAIQNISLSGHKKQVSNKEMTFLERMYLMAIFKGLWITIKHFFRKKATIHYPEQVRAFSPVYRGQHMLKRDEQGRENCTACGLCALSCPAEAITMKAAERKKGEEHLYREEKYAEIYEINMLRCIFCGLCEEACPKDAIYLTISKELVPANYDREDFIFGKDKLVMPLEMAMKNAQLKNAN, translated from the coding sequence ATGTCAACAGCTATACAAAATATATCATTATCAGGCCATAAAAAGCAAGTTTCCAACAAGGAAATGACCTTTTTGGAAAGAATGTACCTGATGGCTATTTTCAAAGGGTTATGGATTACCATTAAACACTTTTTCAGAAAAAAAGCCACCATTCATTACCCGGAGCAAGTACGTGCTTTCAGTCCGGTTTACCGTGGGCAACATATGCTGAAACGCGACGAGCAAGGGCGTGAAAACTGTACCGCTTGTGGTTTGTGTGCTTTGTCTTGTCCGGCAGAAGCCATCACGATGAAAGCCGCCGAACGCAAAAAAGGCGAAGAGCATTTGTACCGTGAAGAAAAATATGCCGAAATCTATGAAATCAACATGTTGCGTTGTATTTTCTGTGGTTTGTGTGAAGAAGCTTGTCCTAAAGACGCTATTTACTTAACCATTTCCAAAGAATTGGTTCCGGCCAATTACGACCGTGAAGATTTCATTTTCGGAAAAGATAAACTGGTTATGCCTTTAGAAATGGCTATGAAGAACGCTCAACTTAAAAACGCTAACTAA
- the nuoK gene encoding NADH-quinone oxidoreductase subunit NuoK encodes MNNILNQIGIENYIFLSVLLFCIGVFGVLYRRNAIIVFMSIEIMLNAVNLLFVAFSTYHQDAEGQVFVFFSMAVAAAEVAVGLAILVSVYRNLGSIDIDNLKNLKG; translated from the coding sequence ATGAACAATATTTTAAATCAAATAGGGATAGAAAACTACATCTTCCTTTCGGTACTGCTTTTTTGTATCGGGGTGTTCGGAGTGTTGTACCGCAGAAATGCCATCATCGTTTTCATGTCGATTGAAATTATGTTGAACGCGGTGAACTTATTGTTTGTAGCCTTTTCTACTTACCATCAAGATGCCGAAGGACAGGTATTCGTGTTTTTCTCTATGGCCGTTGCTGCTGCTGAAGTTGCTGTCGGACTGGCTATCTTGGTTTCCGTTTACCGAAACTTAGGCTCCATTGATATTGATAATTTAAAGAATTTAAAAGGATAA
- a CDS encoding LexA family protein yields MFGGGIKAGFPSPAADFDETRISLDNVLVKNHEATFYAKASGTSMTGAGIDDGDIMVIDRSLEPTDGKIAVCCIDGEFTVKRIQIQKDGLFLLPENKDFQPIKVTQDNQLLIWGIVTYVIKRV; encoded by the coding sequence TTGTTTGGGGGCGGCATCAAAGCCGGGTTTCCCTCCCCTGCGGCCGACTTTGACGAAACCAGAATCAGTTTGGATAACGTACTGGTCAAAAACCACGAGGCCACCTTCTACGCCAAAGCCTCGGGAACCTCTATGACAGGTGCCGGTATAGACGATGGCGATATTATGGTTATTGACCGTAGCCTTGAACCCACTGATGGCAAAATAGCCGTGTGCTGCATTGACGGCGAATTCACCGTAAAGCGCATCCAAATACAAAAAGACGGCCTCTTCCTGCTCCCCGAAAACAAAGACTTCCAACCCATCAAAGTCACCCAAGACAACCAACTTCTTATTTGGGGGATTGTGACGTATGTGATTAAGAGGGTGTGA